In Deltaproteobacteria bacterium, a single window of DNA contains:
- a CDS encoding SMI1/KNR4 family protein produces MDLPGMKLAPEGAPKETLDAIPGLPPDLRAFLEQHDGGRGKVGNRPLILWSAEEIAREAQSQEVSLATPGLLLFGTDGGAEAYGYLARLRHHRYGRIPLIAAGVHEFEALADSLQELIQALAEGR; encoded by the coding sequence ATGGACCTGCCCGGCATGAAGCTCGCGCCCGAGGGCGCCCCGAAGGAGACGCTGGACGCGATCCCCGGCCTTCCGCCGGACCTGCGCGCGTTCCTCGAGCAGCACGATGGAGGCCGGGGCAAGGTGGGAAACCGGCCGCTGATCCTCTGGAGCGCGGAGGAGATCGCGCGGGAGGCGCAGTCGCAGGAGGTTTCGCTCGCGACGCCCGGGCTTCTCCTCTTCGGGACCGACGGAGGGGCCGAGGCATATGGCTACCTCGCGCGGCTGCGGCATCATCGGTACGGCCGCATCCCGCTGATCGCCGCCGGCGTCCACGAATTCGAGGCCCTCGCGGATTCGCTGCAGGAGCTGATACAGGCGCTTGCCGAAGGGCGCTGA
- the proC gene encoding pyrroline-5-carboxylate reductase, translating to MVTDKKLGFIGAGNMGEALFKGLLNTKAAKPGQILVSARRPERVQELVTAYGVRSGTNSEIARESDVVVLCVKPQILDQVLRGISPDVSRDKLIISVAAGVPIQAIERRLHPPMRIVRAMPNTPATVGAAATALALGEHATDADLATARTIFDSVGLTVLLEESQLDAVTGLSGSGPAYLFLIIEALADAGVKVGLSRRASLQLAAQTVLGSAKLLIESGQHPGMLKDGVTSPGGTAIAGLHTLEAGGLRNVLMNAVEAATRRSRELGEEFLRKL from the coding sequence ATGGTCACGGACAAGAAGCTCGGGTTCATCGGCGCCGGCAACATGGGCGAGGCGCTGTTCAAGGGCCTGCTGAACACGAAGGCGGCAAAGCCCGGGCAGATCCTCGTCAGCGCGCGCCGGCCCGAGCGCGTGCAGGAGCTGGTGACAGCCTACGGAGTGCGCAGCGGCACCAATTCCGAAATCGCGCGCGAGAGCGACGTCGTCGTGCTCTGCGTCAAGCCGCAGATCCTCGATCAGGTCCTGCGCGGGATCTCCCCCGACGTCTCGCGCGACAAGCTGATCATCAGCGTGGCCGCTGGCGTGCCCATCCAGGCCATCGAACGGCGGTTGCATCCGCCGATGCGCATCGTGCGCGCCATGCCCAACACGCCCGCGACAGTGGGCGCCGCCGCGACCGCGCTCGCCCTCGGGGAGCACGCGACCGACGCCGATCTCGCCACCGCGCGCACCATCTTCGACAGCGTGGGCCTCACCGTCCTGCTCGAGGAGTCGCAGCTCGACGCCGTCACCGGTCTCTCCGGCAGCGGCCCCGCCTACCTGTTCCTGATCATCGAGGCCCTGGCCGACGCGGGCGTCAAAGTCGGCCTCTCCCGCCGCGCTTCCCTGCAACTCGCCGCGCAGACGGTGCTCGGGAGCGCCAAGCTGCTGATCGAGAGCGGACAGCATCCCGGCATGCTCAAGGACGGCGTCACCAGCCCCGGCGGGACCGCCATTGCCGGATTGCATACGCTGGAGGCGGGTGGCCTGCGCAACGTCCTGATGAATGCAGTCGAGGCCGCGACACGGCGTTCCCGGGAGCTGGGCGAGGAATTCCTCCGCAAGCTATGA
- a CDS encoding FAD-dependent oxidoreductase: MSEKAILCACEDVSVHDVEGAIAHGYADIESLKRYTGLGTGPCQGKSCEVGAMRICAGRNAVPPAAQVPFRARPPLAPTTIAAYAGLPPEVTGARHPAGGLRPTWGKGAHPLQPHAALPERVDVVIIGGGIMGLALAWNLAGLRAGRVLVLERGYLCEGASGRNGGGVRAQWTTPTLIELAKESIAFMARFAQELGINVWLRRGGYLFLAHDDETLRRIEYGADLQKRHGLSTRVITPGEASEIVPQLDASKFVAASWNPDDGVVFPWPFLWGYADGARRRGARVETFTRVTGIEVTEGRVRAVHTDRGRVAADRVVVAAGAWSPTVARLAGVQLPNVPYRHEIVSSEPLKPFLGPLVTMLGTGLYFSQSMRGEIVGGMGDPEEDPGLNQTSSLRFLARYGRALSDLIPQLGAVKLLRQWAGCYDVTPDHSPVLGETPGVAGLLQMSGFVGHGFMMAPAVARRMAEWMGGAPDEIFERYNVRRFAEGRLIQETFIIG, translated from the coding sequence CTGAGCGAGAAAGCCATCCTCTGCGCCTGCGAGGACGTCAGCGTCCACGACGTCGAGGGCGCCATCGCACACGGATACGCCGACATCGAGAGCCTCAAGCGCTACACCGGGTTGGGCACCGGACCCTGCCAGGGAAAGAGCTGCGAGGTGGGCGCCATGCGCATCTGCGCGGGACGCAACGCGGTGCCGCCCGCAGCGCAGGTGCCGTTTCGCGCGCGCCCGCCGCTCGCGCCGACCACCATCGCCGCGTATGCAGGCTTGCCCCCTGAAGTCACCGGCGCCCGGCACCCGGCGGGCGGCCTCCGTCCCACCTGGGGCAAGGGCGCGCATCCGCTGCAGCCTCACGCCGCGCTGCCGGAGCGGGTGGACGTCGTCATCATCGGGGGCGGCATCATGGGCCTGGCGCTGGCCTGGAACCTCGCTGGCTTGCGGGCGGGGCGCGTCCTGGTCCTCGAGCGCGGCTACCTCTGCGAGGGCGCGTCGGGCCGCAACGGCGGCGGCGTGCGCGCGCAGTGGACGACGCCCACGCTGATCGAGCTGGCCAAGGAATCCATCGCCTTCATGGCCCGCTTCGCGCAAGAGCTCGGGATCAACGTCTGGCTCCGCCGCGGCGGCTACCTGTTCCTGGCGCACGACGACGAGACGTTGCGCCGCATCGAGTACGGCGCCGATCTCCAGAAGCGGCACGGCCTTTCCACCCGCGTGATCACCCCTGGCGAGGCGTCCGAGATCGTCCCCCAGCTCGATGCCTCGAAATTCGTCGCGGCGTCCTGGAACCCGGACGACGGCGTCGTCTTCCCCTGGCCGTTCCTCTGGGGATACGCTGACGGCGCCCGCAGGCGGGGCGCGCGGGTCGAGACGTTCACGCGCGTCACCGGCATCGAGGTGACCGAGGGCCGCGTGCGCGCGGTGCACACCGATCGCGGCCGCGTCGCCGCCGATCGCGTGGTGGTCGCCGCCGGCGCCTGGAGCCCGACCGTCGCGCGCCTGGCGGGCGTACAACTCCCCAACGTTCCGTACCGCCACGAGATCGTCTCCAGCGAGCCGCTGAAGCCGTTCCTCGGACCGTTGGTCACGATGCTCGGGACCGGCCTCTATTTCTCCCAGTCGATGCGCGGCGAGATCGTCGGCGGCATGGGCGATCCCGAAGAAGACCCGGGCCTCAACCAGACTTCGTCGCTCCGCTTCCTCGCGCGCTACGGGCGCGCGCTCTCCGACCTGATCCCGCAGCTCGGCGCGGTGAAGCTGCTGCGCCAATGGGCGGGCTGCTACGACGTCACGCCGGACCATTCACCGGTCCTCGGCGAGACTCCCGGCGTCGCCGGCCTGCTGCAGATGAGCGGCTTCGTCGGCCACGGCTTCATGATGGCGCCCGCGGTGGCGCGGCGGATGGCGGAGTGGATGGGCGGAGCCCCCGACGAGATCTTCGAGCGCTATAACGTCCGAAGGTTCGCCGAGGGGCGGCTGATCCAGGAGACGTTCATCATCGGCTAG
- a CDS encoding pyridine nucleotide-disulfide oxidoreductase codes for MPRIFLDGDAIEAQLEDSVAAALLRAGVTTFTRSIKYHRPRGPFCFAGSCGQCLMRIDGVPSLPACRVQAAEGMRCVRQNGPLGVENDLFRAADFLFPEGLDHHHLLVRSRLLGRVALEVARRLAGLGELPGEARSAVRGELRTVKLAIVGGGPAGLSAARMAAAGTLLIERERRVGGAPLLFGDTINADAGRAEVLLQAECVGLYANDTSLPGNGLLAVRHRDRLSAVIADRVIVATGGVSQPLPFPGVDRPGVYAARGLLALSARVGVKLAVVGEGAEAQRCAAALSRRGYEIAIVPGVPRRALGNPVKAVDTASGERIRCDAVAIAIPPAPLHELASSVGAQAHFDGAGFPVETDADGRTSVPWLFAAGTVARKDAARSGGTAGSAACR; via the coding sequence ATGCCGCGGATCTTCCTCGACGGCGACGCCATCGAAGCCCAACTCGAGGACAGCGTCGCCGCGGCGCTCCTGCGCGCGGGCGTGACCACGTTCACGCGCTCGATCAAGTACCACCGGCCTCGTGGTCCCTTCTGCTTCGCGGGTTCGTGCGGGCAGTGCTTGATGCGGATCGACGGCGTCCCCAGTCTGCCCGCCTGCCGCGTGCAGGCGGCGGAAGGAATGCGCTGCGTGCGGCAGAACGGCCCCCTCGGCGTGGAGAACGACCTGTTTCGCGCCGCCGACTTCCTCTTTCCCGAGGGCCTCGACCACCACCATCTGCTGGTGCGATCCCGCCTTCTCGGACGGGTCGCGCTCGAAGTCGCGCGGCGGCTGGCCGGCCTGGGAGAGCTTCCCGGCGAAGCGCGGAGCGCGGTGCGCGGCGAGCTGCGGACCGTGAAGCTCGCGATCGTGGGCGGCGGGCCCGCAGGGCTTTCCGCCGCCCGCATGGCCGCTGCCGGAACGCTGCTGATCGAGCGCGAGCGGCGGGTCGGCGGAGCCCCGTTGCTCTTCGGAGACACCATCAACGCCGATGCCGGTCGCGCCGAAGTCCTCCTGCAGGCGGAATGCGTCGGCCTCTACGCCAACGACACCAGCCTGCCTGGGAACGGGCTGCTCGCCGTCCGGCACCGCGATCGGCTTTCCGCCGTCATCGCCGACCGGGTCATCGTCGCGACGGGCGGCGTCTCGCAGCCGCTGCCGTTTCCGGGCGTCGACCGGCCGGGCGTCTACGCCGCCCGAGGGTTGCTCGCGCTTTCCGCGCGCGTCGGCGTCAAGCTCGCCGTGGTCGGCGAAGGCGCGGAAGCGCAGCGCTGCGCTGCGGCCCTCTCGCGTCGCGGATACGAGATCGCGATCGTTCCGGGCGTTCCCCGACGCGCATTGGGCAATCCGGTCAAAGCGGTGGACACGGCCAGCGGCGAGCGGATCCGCTGCGACGCCGTCGCCATCGCGATTCCGCCGGCGCCGCTGCACGAGCTGGCCAGCTCCGTCGGCGCGCAGGCCCATTTCGATGGCGCGGGGTTTCCGGTGGAAACCGATGCCGACGGCCGCACCAGCGTTCCCTGGCTCTTCGCGGCTGGCACGGTCGCTCGCAAGGACGCCGCGCGGTCCGGCGGGACCGCGGGGAGCGCAGCGTGCCGCTGA
- a CDS encoding aldehyde dehydrogenase, producing the protein MDPQGTPVRRRHEHVDGPLLPRRRGRPALRPEGGRLRQGHRAARHRPSRRRGRRHRFLGHRPDHLRGPRSGPHALRRRRLQLVVGGRPIQRRKLGLSSHKCTGLHGVSASRATLDRLVPMIAAEMDRWQVADPRSPDATDKTLGPLMVHKAQTALDVVAEARKAGLRIVREGGRAGGDYGANAEAVKPALIDGVTPQTTLRHDWDGKGVREYRIATTELFMPILVAMPLKSFEDFVRFSLFDNPHDLATSIWTRDDRKLTRARRTLAGMLKENDGTDSALEWEEFGASTVGESGNMGVGEVQATISIYSRRQKGRHFVF; encoded by the coding sequence ATGGATCCTCAAGGGACACCCGTTCGCCGCCGCCACGAACACGTCGATGGTCCGCTGCTTCCTCGCCGCAGGGGCCGACCCGCGCTTCGTCCAGAAGGTGGAAGGCTTCGGCAAGGGCATCGCGCCGCTCGCCACCGACCCTCGCGTCGCCGTGGTCGCCGTCACCGGTTCCTCGGACACCGCCCGGACCATCTCCGCGGGCCGCGGTCTGGCCCGCACGCGCTTCGAAGGAGGCGGCTGCAACTGGTCGTGGGTGGACGACCGATACAGCGACGCAAGCTCGGGCTCTCTTCGCACAAGTGCACGGGCCTGCACGGCGTTTCCGCCTCGCGGGCAACCCTCGACCGGCTGGTGCCGATGATCGCGGCGGAGATGGACCGCTGGCAGGTAGCGGATCCGCGCAGCCCCGACGCGACGGACAAGACGCTCGGGCCGCTGATGGTGCACAAGGCCCAGACGGCGCTCGACGTCGTCGCCGAGGCGCGCAAGGCGGGCCTGCGCATCGTCCGCGAGGGCGGCCGTGCCGGCGGCGACTACGGCGCGAACGCCGAAGCGGTGAAGCCGGCGCTGATCGACGGGGTGACGCCGCAGACCACGCTCCGCCACGACTGGGACGGAAAGGGCGTGCGCGAATACCGGATCGCGACCACCGAATTGTTCATGCCCATCCTGGTGGCCATGCCGCTGAAGAGCTTCGAGGATTTCGTGAGGTTCTCGCTCTTCGATAACCCGCACGATCTGGCCACCAGCATCTGGACGCGGGACGACCGGAAGCTCACGCGGGCGCGCCGCACGCTTGCCGGCATGCTCAAGGAAAACGACGGCACCGACTCCGCTCTCGAGTGGGAAGAGTTCGGCGCCTCGACGGTCGGCGAGAGCGGCAACATGGGCGTGGGAGAGGTGCAGGCGACGATCTCGATCTACTCCCGGCGGCAGAAGGGTCGCCATTTCGTGTTCTAG
- a CDS encoding aldehyde dehydrogenase family protein, translating to MATFVDESLKSAIRSFNERGQVGPDPLAARYADRRANYSLFARMMSDADIEALRPYIFCYGELPPRRKLTIRNLIAGEWRGPASGEHATMTCSADKRVQLFDVPASGKQDVEAAVSAGDQVWKSLAWADEGLAYRKYVVQNVSRILAHYTEEFLHEIRQQIPKTKLEAEKDFFEAKRACDHLEGSFEAAIKGELVPDMMAGQRFWRDAFMPAGLAAIITPMNFIWGIPMIHLAGAYLTGCPWILKGHPFAAATNTSMVRCFLAAGADPRFVQKVEGFGKGIAPLATDPRVAVVAVTGSSDTARTISAGRGLARTRFEGGGCNWSWVDDRYSDASSGSLRTSARACTAFPPRGQPSTGWCR from the coding sequence ATGGCCACCTTCGTCGACGAGAGCCTCAAATCCGCCATCCGCTCGTTCAACGAACGCGGCCAGGTCGGACCCGACCCGCTGGCCGCGCGCTACGCGGATCGGCGCGCGAATTACTCCCTCTTCGCGCGCATGATGAGCGATGCCGACATCGAGGCGTTGCGCCCCTACATCTTCTGCTACGGCGAGCTGCCGCCACGCCGGAAGCTGACGATTCGCAACTTGATCGCCGGCGAATGGCGAGGGCCCGCTTCCGGCGAGCACGCGACCATGACCTGTTCTGCCGACAAGCGCGTGCAGCTCTTCGACGTGCCCGCCTCCGGCAAGCAGGACGTCGAGGCCGCGGTGTCGGCCGGTGACCAGGTCTGGAAGTCCCTCGCCTGGGCCGACGAGGGCCTCGCGTACCGCAAATACGTGGTGCAGAACGTCTCGCGCATCCTCGCCCACTACACCGAGGAATTCCTCCACGAGATCCGCCAGCAGATCCCGAAGACGAAGCTGGAAGCGGAGAAGGACTTCTTCGAGGCGAAGCGCGCTTGCGACCACCTGGAGGGTAGCTTCGAAGCGGCGATCAAGGGCGAGCTCGTGCCGGACATGATGGCGGGCCAGCGCTTCTGGCGAGACGCGTTCATGCCCGCCGGGCTCGCGGCGATCATCACCCCGATGAACTTCATCTGGGGCATCCCGATGATCCATCTCGCCGGCGCGTACCTGACCGGTTGCCCATGGATCCTCAAGGGACACCCGTTCGCCGCCGCCACGAACACGTCGATGGTCCGCTGCTTCCTCGCCGCAGGGGCCGACCCGCGCTTCGTCCAGAAGGTGGAAGGCTTCGGCAAGGGCATCGCGCCGCTCGCCACCGACCCTCGCGTCGCCGTGGTCGCCGTCACCGGTTCCTCGGACACCGCCCGGACCATCTCCGCGGGCCGCGGTCTGGCCCGCACGCGCTTCGAAGGAGGCGGCTGCAACTGGTCGTGGGTGGACGACCGATACAGCGACGCAAGCTCGGGCTCTCTTCGCACAAGTGCACGGGCCTGCACGGCGTTTCCGCCTCGCGGGCAACCCTCGACCGGCTGGTGCCGATGA
- a CDS encoding YggS family pyridoxal phosphate-dependent enzyme, producing MDVAAGLSRVRGRIAAACSRSGRDPASVRLIAVSKTKPVEMLREAVAAGQTIFGENYAQEMKGKAEALGSGVEWHFVGGLQTNKSKLVVGRAALIHTCDRLALAQELSKRAKAAGLVQRVLLEVNVGREAQKAGVLPENVPALLEQVRALPALACEGLMCIPPAEGDPREYFRQLRQLGNTLGLRELSMGMSADYEAAIEEGATLVRVGTAIFGERPLPPRGPVDM from the coding sequence GTGGACGTAGCGGCGGGTCTCTCGCGCGTGCGCGGGCGCATCGCGGCTGCCTGTTCCAGGTCGGGCCGCGATCCGGCCTCGGTGCGGCTGATCGCGGTGAGCAAGACGAAGCCGGTAGAGATGCTGCGCGAGGCAGTCGCGGCCGGGCAGACCATCTTCGGCGAGAACTACGCGCAGGAGATGAAGGGGAAGGCGGAAGCGCTCGGGTCCGGAGTCGAGTGGCACTTCGTCGGCGGGCTTCAGACCAACAAGTCGAAGCTGGTCGTGGGTCGCGCCGCGCTGATCCATACCTGCGACCGCCTCGCGCTCGCGCAGGAGCTGTCGAAGCGGGCGAAAGCCGCGGGCCTCGTCCAGCGCGTGCTGCTGGAAGTGAACGTCGGGCGCGAGGCACAGAAGGCCGGCGTCCTGCCGGAGAACGTCCCCGCGCTGCTCGAGCAGGTGCGTGCGTTGCCGGCGCTCGCTTGCGAAGGATTGATGTGCATTCCGCCCGCGGAAGGCGATCCGCGCGAGTATTTCCGCCAACTGCGCCAGCTCGGCAACACCTTGGGCCTCCGCGAGCTGTCCATGGGCATGAGCGCCGACTACGAGGCCGCCATCGAGGAGGGCGCCACGCTCGTCCGCGTGGGAACCGCCATCTTTGGAGAACGACCCTTGCCTCCCCGCGGGCCCGTCGATATGTAG
- the maf gene encoding septum formation protein Maf, which translates to MKLVLCSASPRRREFLERIGVGFSLAPAHIDETRGPGEAAVAYALRMAREKAESCARPGQVVLAADTIVVVGEDVLGKPRDRSDAERMLRMLSGIEHRVISAVCVPPRVRAVETTVKFAPLTDAQVRWLAASGDGDDKAGAYAVQGLAGAFVERIEGSFTNVVGLPLAETLQMLAEAGVELPWT; encoded by the coding sequence ATGAAGCTCGTGTTGTGCTCCGCGTCGCCCCGCAGGCGCGAGTTCCTGGAGCGGATCGGGGTGGGTTTTTCGCTCGCCCCTGCGCACATCGACGAGACGCGCGGGCCCGGCGAGGCTGCCGTGGCGTACGCGCTGCGGATGGCGCGGGAAAAGGCGGAAAGCTGCGCGCGTCCCGGACAAGTGGTGCTGGCGGCGGATACCATCGTGGTGGTGGGCGAGGATGTGCTGGGCAAGCCGCGCGATCGGTCCGATGCGGAACGGATGCTACGCATGCTTTCGGGGATCGAGCACCGCGTGATCAGCGCCGTCTGCGTCCCTCCGCGCGTGCGCGCAGTGGAAACCACGGTGAAGTTTGCCCCGCTCACGGACGCGCAGGTCCGCTGGCTGGCCGCTTCCGGCGACGGCGACGACAAGGCCGGGGCCTACGCCGTCCAGGGACTCGCCGGCGCGTTCGTGGAACGCATCGAAGGCAGCTTCACCAACGTGGTGGGCCTGCCGCTGGCGGAAACGCTGCAGATGCTCGCGGAGGCGGGCGTGGAGCTGCCGTGGACGTAG
- a CDS encoding sensor domain-containing diguanylate cyclase, whose protein sequence is MRGKDLLRELQRTVDELAVLNEIGKALTSSLDIGEVMHVILAKVSELLKPSNWSLLLKDHATGELYFHAAVGEGSDRLLGLRLKPGEGIAGWVSQHNQPLLVPNVHADPRFASRFDKASRFHTKSILCVPLTFKDRTLGVIELVNGPRDGAFHEEDLRILGTVAEFSAIAIENARNFHKVQELTVLDDHTGLFNSRHMKRQLEQEVVRATRFGHPVSVIFFDLDYFKRVNDSHGHQAGSQVLHEIGRLLLKTLRSTDVPVRYGGDEFMIVMPETSKDQAVAAARRIGGQIARQPFLADKPYGPIKLTASLGVAAFPDDARDPENLIRRADEAMYHVKASERGGVFAAVSPKPPERTGTLTAGVSSEP, encoded by the coding sequence ATGAGGGGGAAGGATCTCCTCCGGGAGCTGCAGCGCACCGTCGACGAGCTCGCCGTCCTCAACGAGATCGGGAAAGCCCTGACCTCGTCGCTGGACATCGGCGAGGTCATGCACGTCATCCTGGCCAAGGTCAGCGAGCTCCTCAAGCCCAGCAACTGGTCGCTGCTGCTCAAGGATCACGCGACGGGAGAGCTCTACTTCCACGCGGCGGTCGGCGAGGGATCGGACCGGCTGCTGGGGTTGCGCCTCAAGCCGGGCGAAGGGATCGCCGGCTGGGTGTCGCAGCACAACCAGCCGCTGCTGGTGCCAAACGTCCACGCCGACCCGAGGTTCGCCAGCCGATTCGACAAGGCCTCGCGATTTCATACCAAGTCGATCCTCTGCGTCCCTCTCACCTTCAAGGACCGCACCCTCGGCGTCATCGAGCTGGTGAACGGTCCGCGCGACGGGGCCTTTCACGAGGAAGACCTGAGGATCCTGGGCACGGTGGCGGAATTCAGCGCCATCGCCATCGAGAACGCGCGCAACTTCCACAAGGTGCAGGAGCTGACGGTCCTCGACGATCACACCGGCCTGTTCAACTCGCGCCACATGAAGCGGCAGCTCGAGCAGGAAGTGGTGCGCGCCACCCGGTTCGGGCACCCGGTCTCGGTGATCTTCTTCGACCTGGACTACTTCAAGCGGGTGAACGACAGCCACGGCCACCAGGCCGGCTCGCAGGTGCTGCACGAGATTGGCAGGCTGCTCTTGAAGACGCTGCGCTCGACCGACGTTCCAGTGCGCTACGGCGGCGACGAGTTCATGATCGTGATGCCGGAGACAAGCAAGGACCAGGCGGTAGCGGCGGCGCGCCGCATCGGCGGGCAGATCGCCCGCCAGCCCTTTCTCGCGGACAAGCCGTACGGTCCGATCAAGCTGACGGCCAGCCTCGGCGTCGCCGCCTTCCCCGACGACGCGCGAGATCCGGAGAACCTGATCCGTCGCGCGGACGAGGCGATGTACCACGTCAAGGCGTCGGAGCGCGGCGGGGTGTTCGCGGCGGTCTCGCCGAAGCCGCCGGAGCGGACCGGAACCTTGACGGCAGGGGTATCCTCCGAACCATGA
- a CDS encoding DivIVA domain-containing protein: MKLTPLDLHQKTFRKVALGGLDEREVRTWLDLVATQLEELVRKLNRQDEELRRREARINEFKDREQLLQQTLTTTQKVAEEMKANARKEVDIIISEAELQAEKIIANAQARRMQLVGEIEELKRARASFVQQLQGILDQHKAMLDHLRPEPKKEEPPAADNVSFLAPPVSKKK; encoded by the coding sequence ATGAAGCTCACCCCGCTCGACCTGCACCAGAAGACCTTCCGCAAGGTCGCTCTGGGTGGCCTCGACGAGCGCGAGGTGCGCACCTGGCTGGATCTCGTCGCCACCCAACTGGAGGAGCTGGTCCGCAAGCTGAACAGGCAGGACGAGGAGCTGCGCCGGCGCGAAGCGCGGATCAACGAGTTCAAGGACCGCGAGCAACTCTTGCAGCAGACGCTGACCACTACCCAGAAGGTCGCAGAGGAGATGAAGGCGAACGCCCGCAAGGAGGTGGACATCATCATCTCCGAGGCCGAGCTGCAGGCGGAGAAGATCATCGCCAACGCGCAGGCGCGCAGGATGCAGCTGGTGGGAGAGATCGAGGAGCTGAAGCGCGCGCGGGCGTCGTTCGTGCAGCAGCTGCAGGGGATATTGGATCAGCACAAGGCGATGCTCGATCACCTGCGGCCGGAGCCGAAGAAGGAAGAGCCGCCGGCAGCAGACAATGTGTCGTTCCTGGCGCCGCCGGTGAGCAAGAAGAAGTAG
- the glyQ gene encoding glycine--tRNA ligase subunit alpha produces the protein MPNAPKDFQGLLLALQTYWAERGCALMQGYDLEVGAGTMNPATFLRVLGPEPWNVAYVEPSRRPADGRFGENPNRLYQHHQYQVILKPSPKDVQEQYLGSLRAIGITSTDHDLRFVEDDWESPTLGAWGLGWEVWCDGMEVTQFTYFQQAGGFECRPVSAELTYGLERIAMYLQGVDDIYDLVFCTYPDGTRLTYRDVFWQNEREQSEYSFHASDPDRLFRLFDEYEKECRRLVEKKLPLPAYDYCLKCSHAFNLLDARGAISVTERQGFILRVRRLAHDCARLYLSTRAQMKFPALKDRALAEKELARYADLLADEPVQKTAEPRRAERR, from the coding sequence ATGCCCAATGCTCCCAAGGACTTCCAGGGGCTCCTCCTCGCGCTGCAGACGTACTGGGCCGAGCGCGGCTGCGCGCTGATGCAGGGATACGACCTGGAAGTGGGCGCGGGCACGATGAATCCCGCTACCTTCCTGCGCGTGCTCGGCCCGGAGCCCTGGAACGTCGCCTACGTCGAGCCTTCCCGGCGCCCCGCCGACGGACGGTTCGGCGAGAACCCGAATCGTCTCTACCAGCACCACCAGTACCAGGTGATCCTCAAGCCGAGCCCCAAGGACGTGCAGGAGCAGTACCTCGGGTCGCTGCGGGCCATCGGCATCACCTCCACCGACCACGACCTGCGCTTCGTCGAGGACGACTGGGAGTCTCCGACGTTGGGCGCCTGGGGCCTCGGCTGGGAAGTGTGGTGCGACGGGATGGAGGTGACGCAGTTCACCTATTTCCAGCAGGCCGGCGGGTTCGAGTGCCGGCCCGTCTCCGCCGAGCTGACCTACGGCCTCGAGCGCATCGCGATGTACCTCCAGGGCGTCGACGACATCTATGACCTGGTGTTCTGCACCTATCCCGACGGAACGCGCCTCACGTACAGGGACGTGTTCTGGCAGAACGAGCGGGAGCAGAGCGAGTACAGCTTCCACGCCAGCGATCCCGACCGCCTCTTCCGCCTCTTCGACGAGTACGAGAAGGAGTGCCGCCGCCTCGTCGAGAAGAAGCTCCCGCTGCCGGCGTACGACTACTGCCTGAAGTGCTCGCACGCCTTCAACCTGCTCGACGCGCGGGGCGCCATCAGCGTCACGGAGAGGCAGGGCTTCATCCTCCGCGTCCGCCGGCTCGCCCACGACTGCGCGCGGCTCTATCTGTCGACGCGGGCGCAGATGAAATTCCCGGCGCTCAAGGACCGGGCCCTCGCCGAGAAGGAGCTGGCCCGCTACGCCGACCTCCTCGCCGACGAGCCGGTGCAGAAGACCGCGGAGCCGCGCCGGGCGGAGCGCCGGTGA